From Streptomyces sp. NBC_00683, one genomic window encodes:
- a CDS encoding META domain-containing protein: MHKQRMAVSVLALLTLAACGTESGSGAGSGDGSGTVRTDLPVTGVHWSVSSLTVGGKKTAAPAGAHVEIDSQGRASGNLGCNRFTADVRIDGDTVTVGPGTTTEMGCEEDLQQFEKAMGRTFSGKLKAAVTGRSADRALTLTTAEGDSIALTAQPPAPLTGTAWKVTGLVSGSTATSLPAGTEGRAHLTFGKDGSVEGSLGCNSFHGRAKVAGSSITFGPLASTRKMCPGPEMELERTLLGVLKGRTTYTIEHRSLSLTAQNGKGLGASAPAAKG; the protein is encoded by the coding sequence ATGCACAAACAACGTATGGCTGTCAGCGTCCTGGCCCTCCTCACCCTTGCCGCCTGCGGTACGGAGTCGGGCTCCGGAGCAGGATCCGGAGACGGCAGCGGAACCGTACGGACCGACCTGCCCGTCACCGGTGTCCACTGGAGCGTCTCCTCCCTCACCGTCGGCGGGAAGAAGACCGCCGCTCCGGCCGGTGCCCACGTCGAGATCGACTCCCAGGGCAGGGCGAGCGGCAATCTGGGCTGCAACCGCTTCACCGCGGACGTCCGCATCGACGGTGACACGGTCACCGTCGGCCCGGGCACCACCACCGAGATGGGCTGCGAGGAGGATCTCCAGCAGTTCGAGAAAGCGATGGGCCGCACCTTCAGCGGCAAGCTCAAGGCGGCTGTCACGGGCCGGAGCGCCGACAGGGCCCTGACCCTGACCACGGCCGAGGGCGACTCCATCGCCCTCACCGCGCAGCCCCCGGCCCCGCTGACCGGCACCGCCTGGAAGGTCACCGGGCTGGTGTCCGGGAGCACCGCCACCTCCCTGCCCGCGGGTACGGAGGGCAGGGCGCACCTCACCTTCGGCAAGGACGGCTCCGTGGAAGGCAGCCTCGGCTGCAACTCCTTCCACGGCAGGGCGAAGGTCGCCGGTTCCTCGATCACCTTCGGCCCGCTCGCCTCGACGCGGAAGATGTGCCCGGGGCCCGAGATGGAGCTGGAGCGCACGCTGCTCGGTGTCCTCAAGGGGAGGACGACGTACACGATCGAGCACCGCTCCTTGTCCCTCACCGCACAGAACGGCAAGGGACTCGGCGCGTCGGCCCCGGCGGCCAAGGGCTGA
- a CDS encoding maleylpyruvate isomerase family mycothiol-dependent enzyme, with product MPPAKKRLRAYDYSRTLTAVLAQFGHVREAVRSLAPEQLALPARLGEWTVRDLAAHMTMALGRVSDSLELPEPAGGPKPELALLEWPLSTAGRAGGIADATRALAEEWPDLDALYEVTATRFGELVPAAAGDRLVTTRAGTMRLGDFLVTRTVELVVHTDDLHRATGLTIPYDRQALAACTRLLADALADKAPGGSVEVRVPPFAVVQCIGGPKHTRGTPPNVVETDPLTWIRLATGRTRWARALDDAQVAASGERADLADLLPLMG from the coding sequence ATGCCACCGGCCAAGAAGCGCTTGCGCGCGTACGACTACTCCAGGACCCTGACCGCGGTCCTGGCCCAGTTCGGCCACGTGCGGGAAGCCGTTCGCAGTCTCGCGCCCGAACAGCTGGCCCTGCCCGCCCGGTTGGGAGAGTGGACCGTACGGGACCTTGCCGCGCACATGACGATGGCCCTCGGACGGGTCAGCGACAGCCTGGAGCTGCCCGAACCGGCCGGCGGACCGAAGCCCGAACTCGCCCTGCTGGAGTGGCCGCTCTCCACCGCCGGGCGGGCCGGCGGGATCGCCGACGCCACCCGGGCCCTGGCCGAGGAATGGCCCGACCTCGACGCGCTGTACGAAGTGACCGCCACCAGGTTCGGGGAGCTCGTGCCCGCCGCGGCCGGCGACCGGCTGGTGACGACCCGGGCGGGCACCATGCGGCTGGGCGACTTCCTGGTCACCCGTACCGTCGAGCTCGTCGTGCACACGGACGACCTCCACCGGGCGACCGGCCTCACCATCCCGTACGACCGTCAGGCGCTCGCCGCGTGCACGCGGCTGCTCGCCGACGCACTCGCCGACAAGGCGCCCGGCGGGTCCGTCGAGGTGCGCGTCCCGCCCTTCGCGGTCGTCCAGTGCATCGGTGGCCCCAAGCACACCCGCGGAACCCCGCCCAATGTCGTGGAGACGGATCCGCTCACCTGGATCCGGCTCGCCACCGGCCGTACCCGGTGGGCGCGGGCGCTCGACGATGCGCAGGTCGCCGCCAGTGGTGAGCGGGCAGACCTCGCTGATCTGCTCCCGCTGATGGGCTGA
- a CDS encoding M23 family metallopeptidase has translation MPVRKAAMILYRCCWIVFVALVLVSVLADPLVPYGLTFVPAGMAIVIGLTVGRRSRTDLAEAGPPVEVGPPVTGRWTALNSPADKVPSHGTHGYGQTYAIDIVAEPEGDGVPVRPPFRWLWPVVRRNEDFPAFGAPLLAVADGTVVHASDGQRDHLSRNSGPALAYLMLVEASVRDMAGAGRIVGNHIVLDLGDGTYAVYAHLRRGSLQVRAGDTVREGQRLARCGNSGNSTEPHVHFQLMDHPDLDVGRGVPFTWRGLGIPANGEAFVADEAVSSG, from the coding sequence ATGCCCGTTCGCAAAGCCGCCATGATCCTCTACCGCTGCTGCTGGATCGTCTTCGTCGCCCTGGTGCTCGTGAGCGTCCTCGCGGATCCGCTCGTCCCTTACGGGCTGACGTTCGTGCCCGCGGGCATGGCGATCGTCATCGGTCTCACCGTGGGCCGCCGCAGCCGTACGGACCTGGCGGAGGCGGGGCCGCCGGTGGAGGTCGGTCCGCCGGTGACGGGCCGCTGGACCGCGCTCAACAGCCCGGCGGACAAGGTGCCCAGCCACGGCACGCACGGCTACGGACAGACGTACGCGATCGACATCGTCGCCGAACCGGAGGGTGACGGCGTCCCGGTACGCCCGCCGTTCCGGTGGCTGTGGCCCGTCGTCCGCCGCAACGAGGACTTCCCCGCGTTCGGCGCCCCGCTGCTCGCGGTGGCGGACGGCACCGTCGTGCACGCGAGCGACGGGCAGCGCGACCACCTCAGCCGGAACTCCGGCCCGGCGCTCGCCTATCTGATGCTGGTCGAGGCGTCCGTACGCGACATGGCGGGCGCGGGCAGGATCGTCGGCAACCACATCGTGCTCGACCTCGGCGACGGTACGTACGCCGTGTACGCCCATCTCCGGCGCGGCTCGCTCCAGGTGAGGGCGGGGGACACCGTACGGGAGGGACAGCGGCTCGCCCGGTGCGGGAATTCGGGCAACTCCACCGAACCGCATGTGCACTTCCAGCTGATGGACCACCCGGACCTCGATGTGGGCCGCGGGGTTCCCTTCACCTGGCGGGGCCTGGGCATCCCGGCCAACGGCGAGGCGTTCGTCGCCGACGAGGCTGTCAGCAGCGGCTGA
- a CDS encoding ArsR/SmtB family transcription factor gives MELEERVAELERRLAVLEQAADSGGTPSLGDGDFWALAGLKDQLGRLGEDAADGGVLFTGAVRLPAGERYEWQYGALTAGLLGSDEDRPDWADAAEPLAALGHPVRLRLLREILGGRRTAAELAELDETGTTGQIYHHLRLLTGAGWLHTTGRGRYEVPAARVVPLLVVLTAARP, from the coding sequence GTGGAGCTTGAGGAGCGGGTCGCCGAGCTGGAACGCCGACTGGCGGTGCTGGAGCAGGCGGCGGACAGCGGCGGGACGCCGAGTCTCGGCGACGGCGACTTCTGGGCGCTGGCCGGGCTGAAGGACCAGCTCGGCCGGCTCGGGGAGGACGCCGCCGACGGCGGGGTGCTGTTCACGGGCGCCGTCCGGCTGCCGGCCGGTGAGCGGTACGAGTGGCAGTACGGCGCACTCACCGCAGGGCTCCTGGGCTCGGACGAGGACCGCCCCGACTGGGCGGACGCCGCCGAACCGCTGGCCGCGCTCGGCCATCCGGTACGGCTGCGACTGCTCCGGGAGATCCTCGGCGGCCGGCGTACCGCTGCCGAGCTGGCCGAGCTGGACGAGACAGGCACGACCGGTCAGATCTACCACCACCTGCGCCTGCTGACCGGCGCGGGCTGGCTGCACACGACGGGACGCGGGCGCTACGAGGTACCGGCGGCCCGGGTGGTGCCGCTGCTGGTGGTCCTCACGGCCGCCCGGCCCTGA
- the purL gene encoding phosphoribosylformylglycinamidine synthase subunit PurL: MSLDTVKHAAETPDAEQPWKELGLKEDEYARIREILGRRPTGAELAMYSVMWSEHCSYKSSKVHLKQFGEKVPENDAMLVGIGENAGVVDVGQGYAVTFKVESHNHPSYIEPYQGAATGVGGIVRDILAMGARPIAVVDPLRFGAADHPDTRRVLPGIVAGIGGYGNCLGLPNIGGEVVFDACYQGNPLVNAGCIGVMKHEDIHLAQASGPGNKVILYGARTGGDGIGGVSVLASETFDDTKPTKRPAVQVGDPFQEKLLIECTLEIFKEKLVAGIQDLGGAGLSCATSELASAGSGGMRVELDTVPLRDSSLSPEEILMSESQERMCAIVEPQHVDRFMEICEKWDVIATVIGEVTEGSQLEIFWHGEQIVDVPPRSVAHEGPTYHRPFARPSWQDALQADDAGKLARPADGAELREQVLKLVGSPNQASKSWITDQYDRFVQGNTVLAMPEDAGMVRIDEESNLGVAMATDGNGRYAKLDPYTGAQLALAESYRNVAASGAKPLAISDCLNFGSPEDPDVMWQFAEATRGLADGCLELGTPVTGGNVSLYNQTGETAIHPTPVVAVLGVIDDVTRRTPVAFAEEGQLLYLLGDTAEEFGGSAWSEVIHQHLGGMPPKVDLGREKLLGEILISASRDGMIDAAHDLSDGGLIQAVTESCLRGGKGARLVVPDGLDAFTFLFSESAGRAVVSIPRSEELRFNDMCGARGLPVARIGVVDGEEIEVQGEFSISLSELRTAHEGTLEGLFA, encoded by the coding sequence GAGATCCTGGGCCGCCGTCCCACCGGCGCCGAGCTCGCCATGTACTCCGTGATGTGGTCCGAACACTGCTCCTACAAGAGCAGCAAGGTCCACCTCAAGCAGTTCGGCGAGAAGGTCCCCGAGAACGACGCGATGCTCGTCGGCATCGGCGAGAACGCCGGTGTGGTCGACGTCGGTCAGGGCTACGCGGTCACCTTCAAGGTCGAGTCGCACAACCACCCCTCGTACATCGAGCCCTACCAGGGCGCGGCCACCGGCGTCGGCGGCATCGTCCGCGACATCCTCGCCATGGGCGCCCGTCCGATCGCGGTCGTCGACCCGCTGCGCTTCGGTGCGGCCGACCACCCCGACACCCGGCGGGTCCTGCCGGGCATCGTCGCGGGCATCGGCGGCTACGGGAACTGTCTCGGTCTGCCGAACATCGGCGGCGAGGTCGTCTTCGACGCCTGCTACCAGGGCAACCCGCTCGTCAACGCCGGCTGCATCGGCGTGATGAAGCACGAGGACATCCACCTGGCCCAGGCCTCCGGCCCCGGCAACAAGGTGATCCTGTACGGCGCCCGCACCGGCGGCGACGGCATCGGCGGTGTCTCCGTGCTCGCCTCGGAGACCTTCGACGACACCAAGCCCACCAAGCGGCCCGCCGTCCAGGTCGGCGACCCGTTCCAGGAGAAGCTCCTCATCGAGTGCACCCTGGAGATCTTCAAGGAGAAGCTCGTCGCGGGCATCCAGGACCTCGGCGGCGCCGGGCTCTCCTGCGCCACGAGCGAGCTGGCCTCCGCGGGCTCCGGCGGTATGCGCGTCGAGCTGGACACCGTCCCGCTGCGCGACTCCTCCCTCTCGCCCGAGGAAATCCTCATGAGCGAGTCGCAGGAGCGCATGTGCGCGATCGTCGAGCCGCAGCACGTGGACCGCTTCATGGAGATCTGCGAGAAGTGGGACGTCATCGCCACCGTCATCGGTGAGGTGACCGAGGGCTCGCAGCTGGAGATCTTCTGGCACGGCGAGCAGATCGTGGACGTACCGCCGCGGTCCGTGGCCCACGAGGGCCCGACGTACCACCGGCCGTTCGCCCGCCCCTCCTGGCAGGACGCGCTGCAGGCGGACGACGCCGGCAAGCTGGCCCGTCCGGCAGACGGCGCGGAGCTGCGGGAACAGGTCCTCAAGCTCGTCGGCTCCCCGAACCAGGCCTCCAAGTCCTGGATCACCGACCAGTACGACCGCTTCGTGCAGGGCAACACCGTGCTCGCGATGCCCGAGGACGCCGGCATGGTCCGGATCGACGAGGAGTCGAACCTGGGCGTGGCCATGGCGACCGACGGCAACGGCCGGTACGCGAAGCTCGACCCCTACACGGGCGCACAGCTCGCGCTGGCCGAGTCGTACCGCAACGTCGCCGCGTCCGGTGCCAAGCCGCTCGCCATCTCGGACTGCCTGAACTTCGGCTCCCCCGAGGACCCGGACGTCATGTGGCAGTTCGCCGAGGCCACCCGTGGTCTCGCGGACGGCTGTCTGGAGCTGGGCACCCCGGTCACCGGCGGCAACGTGTCGCTGTACAACCAGACCGGTGAGACGGCGATCCACCCGACGCCGGTCGTGGCCGTGCTCGGTGTGATCGACGACGTCACCCGGCGCACGCCGGTCGCCTTCGCCGAAGAGGGCCAGCTGCTCTACCTGCTGGGCGACACGGCCGAGGAGTTCGGCGGATCGGCCTGGTCCGAGGTCATCCACCAGCACCTCGGCGGCATGCCGCCCAAGGTGGACCTGGGCCGCGAGAAGCTGCTCGGCGAGATCCTGATCTCGGCCTCCCGCGACGGCATGATCGACGCGGCGCACGACCTCTCCGACGGCGGTCTGATCCAGGCGGTCACCGAGTCCTGCCTGCGCGGCGGGAAGGGTGCCCGGCTGGTCGTGCCGGACGGTCTGGACGCGTTCACCTTCCTGTTCTCGGAGTCGGCGGGGCGCGCGGTCGTCTCGATTCCGCGCAGCGAGGAGCTCCGCTTCAACGACATGTGCGGTGCGCGGGGTCTGCCCGTGGCCCGGATCGGTGTCGTGGACGGCGAGGAGATCGAGGTCCAGGGCGAGTTCAGCATTTCGCTGAGCGAGCTGCGCACGGCGCACGAAGGGACCCTGGAGGGTCTGTTCGCCTGA